A window from Montipora capricornis isolate CH-2021 chromosome 7, ASM3666992v2, whole genome shotgun sequence encodes these proteins:
- the LOC138055786 gene encoding uncharacterized protein — MRKELVIRKKSVTNVFTPVFGIPQTCQLSVLGLILQDNCRFDCHVHVKLIKANKCLFILRSLRKEGYSQAELDHLFSSIVLPTITYGLPVYGASEAELTAMQCFLDRCYKRKYTSKSFSIKHLLEKQDRKVFSKVSGMDRHPLRGLLPRKKVSTYNLRNRTSQYPKVNTDRFKNSYINRLIFKYNLAM; from the coding sequence atgcgtaAGGAGCTAGTTATTAGAAAGAAAAGCGTTACGAATGTGTTTACGCCAGTTTTCGGCATTCCACAAACTTGTCAACTTTCTGTCCTTGGGTTAATATTACAGGATAATTGCCGATTTGATTGTCATGTGCATGTGAAGTTGATTAAGGCGAATAAGTGCttatttatattaagatccttacgtaaggaaggttattctcaggcGGAGTTAGATCACTTGTTTTCAAGTATTGTGCTTCCTACCATCACTTATGGGTTGCCGGTATATGGTGCTTCTGAGGCGGAGCTGACAGCAATGCAATGTTTTCTAGATAGATGTTACAAACGTAAATATACTTCTAAATCTTTTTCTATCAAGCACCTTTTAGAAAAGCAGGATAGAAAAGTATTTAGTAAGGTATCTGGCATGGACCGACACCCTCTAAGGGGACTACTACCCAGGAAGAAAGTATCGacttacaatttaaggaatcgaACAAGTCAGTATCCGAAAGTTAATACAGATAGATTCAAAAACTCTTACATTAAtcgcttaatttttaaatacaatttagctatgtga